In Natranaerobius thermophilus JW/NM-WN-LF, the genomic stretch TGTAAAATTTAGAGTAATAGTTCTTGTAATAGTTCTTTCAATAACTTAATAAATATATTCATATAAAAATTTCGAAAACAAGTTTTAGGAAGGAAAATATCAAGTTTACTAGAATATTAATCAGTTAAACAGTTTTGTTTTAACAAATTAAAGCATAAGGAGGTATGAAGATGGAATTAACACATCAACCTGAACTATTATTTTTCTTAATAATCTATTTCGTTCTCATGATAGGTATTGGTTTGTATTATTCCAGAAGAATTAAAAACAGTGAGGATTTTATGTTGGCCGGAAGGGGTTTGGGACCAATTGTCTTAATGGGTACACTCCTGGCTACATGGGTAGGAAGTGGTACGGTTACAGGAGGTAGTACGTCCATAGGGTATTCTTATGGTCTTTGGCCCGCGATACTATTCGGACTATCTAGCTTACTCGGTGTTAGCATTTTGTACATCATTGCACCAAAAATCAGAGCTTCAGGTAAGTACACAATTGCGGAAGCTTTAGAAACAAAATACGGTGAAACAGCCAAAATCATTGCCAGTATTATAATTATCCTGGCTTTTGTCGGGATAGTTTCTTATCAGTATACTGGCCTAGGAATGGTATTGAACGTAACTACAGGTGTTTCCGTTGATGCAGGTACAGCAATAGCAGCTGTAATTGTAATCTTCTTGGCTACCGTTGGAGGATTAATGTCAGTTGCACCTACTGATGCTCTCAGTGCTTTTATCATAGTCATTGGATTGATAGTAGCTATCCCATCTGCTTTGATTCAGGCTGGAGGATGGGAAAATGTTGTAACCCAGGTTCCAGAAACTAGTTTATCAGCTTTGGGAGAGCTAGATTTCATTGGATTTTTAGGATATTTTTTACCAACTTTATTTTTACTACTGGGTGATCAAAACATGTATCAGAGATTAGCTTCATCAAAGGGTGATAGTGAAACTAAGATGGGAACAATTGGCTGGGCCGTTGGACTATTGGTCATTTATCCCGCTATTTCACTAATAGCTTTTTCAGCTAGAGTTAACTTCCCTGACATTGATCCTGGGCAGGCACTAATAGCTACTACGACAATTATGCCGACTTTTATTGGTGGATTAATGCTGGCTTCAATCACCGCCTTTATTATCACTACTGGTAGTTCCTATTTGTTATCATCTGCAACTAATATAACTATGGATATCTACAGAAACTACGTCAACAAAAATGCCAGCAGTAAAGAACAGCTATTGTTAACCCGGGGACTGATAGTAGTCTTAGGAATTCTAGCCTATATCCTGATACAGTATTTCCCTTCAATATTAGAGGCTCAGATGTACGCTTATACAGTCTATGCGGCAGGAATCACCCCTGCTATTTTAGGTGTTTATCTATGGGGCAATAAGGTTACGAAAATAGGCGGTATTGCCTCCATGTTAAGTGGAGTTATTGTGACTCTGGGAATTGAATTTTTTGACATTGTAGGCTATGACCCGGCCCTGATATCCGTTCCTGTGGCTATTATAGTCTTGGTAGTAGTTAGTTTGATGACCCAAAGTTCAAGGAGGGAGTAACTTGAATCGAACTGGACAGGAACCTTTGTTAATTAGATCTGTCAATGTAATCACCGGACAGAATGACGAAATATTAGAACAGTACGATGTTTATATAGAGCAGGGAAGTATCGCTAAGATAGGCAAAAACTTAGCAAATGAGGCCAAGTTAGCTGATTGGAATGTCATTGAAGGAACGGGCAAGTATTTAATCCCAGGCCTAATTGACACCCATGTTCATTTAGTTTGGGACGGAAGTGGTGATCCCCAGGCAGAAATTGAAGGCAAAAGCGAGTCTTACATGGCCTTGATGGCTGCTCGACAAGCTCAAGATTGTCTTAAAAACGGCATCACTACTGTAAGAGACGTAGGAAGCCCGGGAGAAACTGTTTTAAATTTAAGGGATGCCATTAAAGGTGGAAAGCTTGAGGGTGCAAACATTGTCAGTTCTGGTTCTGCCCTTGTAATGATCGGTGGCCATGGCTGGTTTTTAGGAACAGAAATTTCCGGCCCTGAAGAAGCACGCAGAGCAGCTAGAGAAGTTTTAAAACAAGGGGCTGACCTGATAAAAGTTATGGCTACAGGCGGTATTTATACCCAAGGTGAAGAGCCGGGAGCTCCCCAACTCTCAGAAGAAGAGATGAGAGCTGCTGTGGTAGAAGCTCATAACCAAGGGAAAAAAGTGGCTTCTCACGCCCAGGGATCAACTGGTATCCACAACTCTATCCAAGCCGGTGTAGATTCAGTAGAACACTGCATATTTGCCGATGAGAAAGCATTAACTAATATGCAAGATAGAAATATCTTTATGGTACCTACCCTGGCGGTTATGAAGCGAATGGCTGATATCGGGGTTGGTGGAGGACTACCAGAATATGCTGCGGAAAAAGCCAAAAGAGTTGTCAAAATTCACAAGGAAACATTCAAAACTGCAGTTGATTTAAATGTCAAAATTGCAGTAGGTACAGATTTGTTTGCACCTTATCTGCCTGTTGAGCAATATTTTACCGAATTAAAAATTATGAATGATTACGGTATGTCTCTGTCTGATGTGTTGAAGTCAGCAACATCAGTAGCTGCTGAACTCCTCCAGTTAGAAGATAGAGGTGTTATTGCAGAAAATAAAGTGGCAGATTTAGTTTTATTAAATGAAAATCCTCTTAATGATGTTAAGGCCTATCAGAATCAAGAAATGATTATTAAAGAAGGTAGAATAATTAAATAAGTTAGATAAATTCAACTACAGTTTTAGCAAGCAGAATTTAATAAGGGCTTGTCCATTTAAAAGAGGCTTGTCCATTTGCTAGAGTAAATTTTGATATAACTCTACGCTTCAATGGGCAAGCCTTTTTTGTTCTTAGGCTATATAACAGGATGTTATTTGCTATTCATGGGATAAAATTTTTCCTGTAAAATTCTCATAATGGTTCAAGCAACAGTTAAAACTAGAAATGTTAAAACAGCTTCGCAACAGATCATCAAACAGGAGGATTTTATATGAATAGACATTTAGAGATACAAGGTTTTCAAATTTCCGAACTAAATTTGAATTCCCATGGTAGGACTGAAATTCAAGGTAATAAATTATTAGTAAATAGTAATATTACTCAAGAAGTAGCAGCCAAATATCCCGAGCTAAAAGATATTAAAATGCGCGTATTCACTAGCAAAGATGAAGATATTGAAGTGAATACCATGATGGATGTTATTCCTGTAAAGACTAAAATGGAAGATAAAATGGGTACAGGTACCACTTTAGAGTTGAATGGCATCACAGTATTACTGACAGGGAGAGAAGCCAGCGGCAAACAGGT encodes the following:
- a CDS encoding metal-dependent hydrolase family protein, with amino-acid sequence MNRTGQEPLLIRSVNVITGQNDEILEQYDVYIEQGSIAKIGKNLANEAKLADWNVIEGTGKYLIPGLIDTHVHLVWDGSGDPQAEIEGKSESYMALMAARQAQDCLKNGITTVRDVGSPGETVLNLRDAIKGGKLEGANIVSSGSALVMIGGHGWFLGTEISGPEEARRAAREVLKQGADLIKVMATGGIYTQGEEPGAPQLSEEEMRAAVVEAHNQGKKVASHAQGSTGIHNSIQAGVDSVEHCIFADEKALTNMQDRNIFMVPTLAVMKRMADIGVGGGLPEYAAEKAKRVVKIHKETFKTAVDLNVKIAVGTDLFAPYLPVEQYFTELKIMNDYGMSLSDVLKSATSVAAELLQLEDRGVIAENKVADLVLLNENPLNDVKAYQNQEMIIKEGRIIK
- a CDS encoding sodium:solute symporter family protein, which encodes MELTHQPELLFFLIIYFVLMIGIGLYYSRRIKNSEDFMLAGRGLGPIVLMGTLLATWVGSGTVTGGSTSIGYSYGLWPAILFGLSSLLGVSILYIIAPKIRASGKYTIAEALETKYGETAKIIASIIIILAFVGIVSYQYTGLGMVLNVTTGVSVDAGTAIAAVIVIFLATVGGLMSVAPTDALSAFIIVIGLIVAIPSALIQAGGWENVVTQVPETSLSALGELDFIGFLGYFLPTLFLLLGDQNMYQRLASSKGDSETKMGTIGWAVGLLVIYPAISLIAFSARVNFPDIDPGQALIATTTIMPTFIGGLMLASITAFIITTGSSYLLSSATNITMDIYRNYVNKNASSKEQLLLTRGLIVVLGILAYILIQYFPSILEAQMYAYTVYAAGITPAILGVYLWGNKVTKIGGIASMLSGVIVTLGIEFFDIVGYDPALISVPVAIIVLVVVSLMTQSSRRE